In Arthrobacter citreus, a single genomic region encodes these proteins:
- a CDS encoding endospore germination permease produces MMKNEKMLSISQFTFVIIQSQIGVGLLSLPYVVHKHAEHDGWISVLLAGIGVFFLLLIMWLLGKRFPKDTIYEYSSKILGKYIGVFISSLYILFFFIVSIFIIVLTISTLKKWILTFTPPYVLIFFIVGTGIYLAKENMKIIARFFTFVCVLILFLIFLEICSYNNVNYRYLFPIGQAGVKNIFLGAHDAINSMLGFEFILVLFPFIKAKPSKILKAGTISISFVTILYTFFLITSYMSFSKAEISIVPEPILYLLKSLSYEVIERLDLVFLSIWVVPILTSVVTYLYLTCFGISKLLKFKNHSKTTIITGLILAVICIFVPQSEEFIMIFGTFLSYLSYLFVFLIPLILLIVSFIRKKKELGSLYEV; encoded by the coding sequence ATGATGAAAAATGAAAAGATGCTTTCCATATCGCAATTTACATTCGTCATTATTCAATCTCAAATAGGTGTAGGATTACTATCTTTACCTTATGTCGTACATAAACATGCAGAACATGATGGATGGATTTCTGTATTATTAGCTGGAATCGGGGTTTTTTTTCTATTACTCATCATGTGGTTACTTGGTAAGAGATTTCCGAAAGATACAATATATGAATATTCATCAAAAATTCTAGGGAAGTATATAGGAGTTTTTATATCCAGTCTTTACATTCTATTTTTCTTTATCGTCTCGATATTTATCATAGTGTTAACAATTTCCACACTTAAAAAATGGATATTAACATTTACGCCACCTTATGTCTTAATTTTTTTTATCGTTGGGACAGGCATATATTTAGCGAAAGAAAATATGAAAATAATTGCACGATTTTTTACTTTCGTATGTGTTTTAATTTTATTTTTGATATTCCTAGAAATTTGTTCTTACAATAATGTAAATTATCGATATTTATTTCCAATTGGACAAGCGGGTGTTAAAAACATCTTTCTTGGAGCACATGATGCGATAAATTCAATGTTGGGCTTTGAGTTTATTTTAGTATTATTTCCGTTTATAAAAGCTAAGCCAAGCAAAATATTGAAGGCTGGTACGATTTCGATTAGTTTTGTAACTATATTGTATACATTCTTTTTGATTACAAGTTATATGAGTTTTAGCAAAGCGGAAATTTCAATCGTTCCTGAGCCAATTTTATATTTGTTAAAATCATTATCTTATGAAGTAATTGAAAGATTAGATCTTGTTTTTCTTTCTATATGGGTTGTACCAATTTTGACTTCAGTTGTGACTTATTTATATTTAACCTGTTTTGGTATCAGTAAACTCTTAAAATTTAAAAACCATAGTAAAACAACCATTATTACTGGGCTTATATTAGCGGTTATCTGCATTTTTGTACCTCAGAGTGAAGAATTTATAATGATTTTTGGGACCTTTCTTTCATATTTAAGTTATCTTTTCGTATTTCTTATTCCTTTAATCTTATTAATTGTTTCGTTTATTAGAAAAAAGAAAGAACTTGGTAGTTTATATGAAGTATAA
- a CDS encoding spore germination protein: protein MRSNKHNQNNGNSKVDISGDLDQNIENVKKSLLNSSDLTIRNLKFQDKKIAVVYISTIVGREILETQIIQQIINNSKDTIPNTVAIKDVKSSDSFDECILSIVKGKTVIFIEDEKCGFILETTSFENRSIEQPSSEQTIRGSHDGLVECIITNINQIRRRISNPNLVVKTLSLGVESDTCLAVLYIETIANEDLVKEVHRRLSYVNVDYVYSPGNLEEFIEDNPYSPFPQLLTTERSDRIAGNLMEGKIAILTDGSPSALVLPITFFSFYQSPDDYNSRWMVASFARILRLVSFLIAISLPALYIALVSFHFEIIPIDLVFNVKSSLENVPYPPLIEALGMQITLELLRESAIRLPNPIAQTLGVVGGLVIGTAVVQANLVSNTMIVVISLTAIASFVVPDNEIGTSVRLLGFPLMFAASIIGLIGIVFGLSIILIHLCKLESFGSPYFAPFAPFRKSDIKDTVVRAPIWKMKKRPFAALPKKFNRENNSRGWENDEK, encoded by the coding sequence AAAAATCATTATTAAATTCGAGTGATTTAACCATACGTAATTTAAAGTTTCAAGATAAGAAAATTGCAGTTGTCTATATTAGTACAATTGTAGGTAGAGAAATACTAGAGACTCAAATCATTCAACAAATAATTAATAATTCAAAGGACACAATTCCGAATACGGTGGCAATTAAAGATGTTAAAAGTTCTGATTCGTTTGATGAATGTATTCTAAGTATTGTAAAAGGCAAAACGGTCATTTTCATAGAAGATGAAAAATGTGGATTTATTTTAGAAACCACTTCATTTGAAAATAGATCCATTGAACAGCCTAGTAGTGAACAAACGATTAGAGGCTCTCATGATGGATTAGTAGAGTGTATTATTACAAACATTAATCAAATAAGACGAAGAATTAGTAATCCTAATCTTGTTGTGAAAACTTTATCGTTAGGTGTAGAATCTGATACATGCTTAGCAGTCTTATATATTGAAACGATTGCAAATGAGGATCTTGTTAAGGAAGTCCATAGAAGACTTTCATATGTAAATGTTGATTATGTATATTCTCCAGGGAATCTTGAGGAATTCATAGAAGACAATCCGTATTCGCCATTTCCACAGCTACTGACAACAGAGAGATCTGATCGTATAGCGGGAAATTTAATGGAAGGAAAAATTGCTATTTTAACAGATGGTAGCCCTTCAGCACTTGTTTTACCAATTACGTTTTTTTCATTTTATCAATCACCAGATGATTATAATAGCCGATGGATGGTCGCATCATTTGCACGTATCTTAAGATTAGTTAGTTTTTTAATTGCGATATCTTTACCTGCATTATATATCGCATTAGTCTCATTTCATTTTGAAATTATTCCAATAGATCTAGTATTTAACGTGAAAAGTTCACTAGAGAACGTTCCATACCCGCCATTAATAGAAGCTCTAGGAATGCAAATAACGTTAGAATTACTAAGAGAATCTGCGATACGGCTTCCAAATCCAATCGCACAAACACTAGGCGTTGTAGGCGGTTTAGTAATTGGAACTGCTGTTGTACAGGCAAATTTAGTTTCTAATACGATGATCGTCGTCATTTCACTGACTGCAATAGCATCATTTGTTGTTCCAGACAATGAAATAGGAACTTCTGTCAGGTTACTTGGTTTTCCCTTAATGTTTGCAGCATCAATAATAGGGTTAATCGGAATCGTATTTGGGCTTAGTATTATATTAATTCATTTATGCAAACTAGAATCGTTCGGATCACCATATTTTGCGCCATTTGCTCCTTTTAGAAAATCGGATATAAAAGATACAGTTGTTCGCGCTCCGATATGGAAAATGAAGAAGCGGCCGTTTGCAGCTTTGCCAAAGAAATTTAATCGAGAAAATAATTCTAGGGGATGGGAAAATGATGAAAAATGA
- a CDS encoding Ger(x)C family spore germination protein, which yields MGSKALKESKLVYSAGYDLAEDNNVRVTAVIKADIQGGSDPSQVKSTNIIVNANGKTPGDARLKVTRKVAGDYATNKTRVLILGNELAKQDIYPIFDIVYRDPRSSLGAKVIVAKGQAEEILKLNKVEATLVSEEILDLITTAESHSIVPIENVQTICTIMFDPGEDIVLPLIEKVDKKLIDISGLALFNNHKYTGYNLLDDEPTLLLLFKNQMKKFARFNLEVSPKEKDIRERYISIQVKKNNPDMKIEVSKENKITVKLNLKLEVDTLEYAHDELDSKKEIDKLNKELSKQLTKKAEKVFKTVQESNCDALGIGRQLISFHPDVWKKMDWNKEYAKITIKPKVEVKIVGTGILK from the coding sequence TTGGGATCAAAGGCTCTTAAGGAATCTAAACTAGTTTATAGTGCGGGATATGATTTAGCAGAAGATAATAATGTACGAGTAACTGCAGTTATTAAGGCTGATATCCAAGGGGGGAGTGATCCCTCACAAGTGAAATCAACAAATATTATTGTTAACGCTAATGGGAAAACCCCTGGTGATGCTAGACTAAAAGTTACTCGAAAAGTAGCAGGTGATTATGCTACAAATAAAACAAGGGTTTTAATACTAGGAAATGAGTTGGCTAAACAGGATATTTATCCAATTTTCGATATCGTTTATAGAGACCCAAGAAGTTCATTAGGGGCTAAAGTTATTGTTGCGAAGGGCCAAGCCGAAGAAATTTTAAAACTAAATAAAGTAGAGGCAACACTTGTAAGTGAAGAAATTTTGGATCTAATAACCACAGCTGAAAGTCATTCAATCGTTCCAATTGAGAACGTTCAAACGATCTGTACCATTATGTTTGACCCAGGTGAAGATATTGTTTTACCGCTAATTGAAAAAGTTGATAAAAAACTGATTGATATATCTGGTCTAGCTTTATTTAACAATCATAAATATACTGGGTATAATCTTTTAGATGATGAACCTACCTTACTACTTTTATTTAAAAATCAAATGAAAAAATTCGCAAGATTTAATTTAGAAGTAAGTCCGAAAGAAAAAGACATAAGAGAAAGATATATATCGATTCAAGTGAAAAAAAATAATCCAGATATGAAAATTGAAGTTTCAAAAGAAAATAAAATAACGGTTAAATTAAATTTAAAACTAGAAGTTGATACACTTGAGTATGCACATGATGAATTAGATTCCAAAAAAGAGATTGATAAGTTAAATAAAGAATTATCAAAGCAATTAACAAAAAAAGCTGAGAAAGTCTTTAAGACAGTTCAAGAATCAAATTGTGATGCATTAGGAATTGGGAGACAGTTAATTTCATTTCATCCGGATGTGTGGAAAAAAATGGATTGGAATAAAGAGTATGCAAAAATTACAATTAAACCAAAAGTTGAAGTAAAGATCGTTGGGACTGGCATTTTAAAATAA